Genomic DNA from Caldicellulosiruptor hydrothermalis 108:
TTTGCAAGCTTGAAACTTTCAATTGAAAAGTGTTTTGGAATCCACACAACGCTTGGGTCAAGAAGGTCTACCTTGTCTCTGAATGCGTTGCTTATCAAAAACAGAACAGGGTACAAAAGAACATAGCTCATACCAATTATAAATAGGTATCTAAAGAGATTTTTCAAAAAGCTAAACAGTCGTTTTTTAAATATTGCTCTGCCAAAACCTGACATTTCAAAATTCCTTGCCACCTTTGTACTCTTAGATTTTGTTGCAACCTCCATCTTGCCTACCCTCTTTTCTTTGAAATATTTCTAACCTGAGTGTATCTTCTCTATATGGCTTTATGTCAGATAAACAACTCTTCTTCCAATTACCCTATTCACAATGAGGATAATAACCATGATTATTGCAAAGTAGACAATTGCAATTGTTGTGCTGTACTCAAACCTTCCATTGTTCAGCTGTGTGACAACCATTCTCATTACCTGGTTTCCATAGTCAGTAAAGTAGTCGATGATTGAATATATGACTGCAACAAGAAGTGTTGGAGATACCATCGGGAAAGTAATCTTCCAGAACTTCTCCCACTCTGTTGCACCTTCAATTACAGCTGCTTCATAAAAACTTTTTGGAATGTTGTGAAGTGCTGCCATCAAAAGAAGTATCTGCACGCCAGATCGCCATGTTAGGTCAAAAAGCTGGCTTATTGTGTTTACAATAAACTGTCCCAGCCACATTGGAACGCCTGAGTTTATTAAAATCATTCTAATGTTTTCAACCCTGAAAAGTGTAGTGCTCGATGCTGCCTGGCTAACATCCCCCATTACATTTTCTTTCAGAATAGTTATCACTACACCTGATGCTATGATGACCGGGAAAAAGAATATGGTTCTTGCAAATGTTCTTCCTTTAAACTCATCTCTTAGCACATACGCAACAAACATGCTGAAAAATACAACAACCGGTACCTGATAAAGCATACTGCCAATTGAAGATGTGAGTGTTCGTATATAGTTCGGGTCTTTTGTGAAGGCATAAAGATAGTTTTCAAACCCAACAAATGTAAATTCAAGACCACTGTCGCCAATCCTTATCTTGGTAAATGTATAGTACACTGCAGTGATAAACGGAATTATGAAAAAGTAGACAAGTCCTATAAGCCATGGGAGAATAAAAAGCCTTCCATACATTGCCTCTTTTTCTCTCAAAGTTAGTCTTCTTTTTCTAAATACCTTTTTAAAAGCACCTGAAAAGCTCATTTTATATTTCACCTCTTAACAACAACTTTGTAAGACTGTGCGGCAACCTCAAGATTTTCTATCTTCTGCGGGCTTGAGGTGTAGTTGAGTAAAATCTCAACCCCGCCATCATATACAACTTTAACAACACCTTTTTTGATAATCTTATGCTCCACTATCTCTTTGCCTTTTATAAGCCTTAAAGTAGGGTAAAGCTCTTTGTAATACTCTTTTAGGTCACCAAGCCACATCCTGTAGTTTGATGAGTAGAGGCTTTCCAGTAATGTCTCTTTTAGTTCATCTTCGTTTCGGGCAGTCCATGTGAACTTGATAGCCGAACCAGTCTCTAAAGCTTTTAACTTCCACATCCATTCGTTTGTGTAAAAGTTCACTGACGGCATCGAATATGGAACATATCCTCTTATAACCATCTGATAGAAAGGAATCTCTGCATCTTCTATCAGGAATTTGCTTGAGTATATCGGCACATCAACAATTTCGCTCGCCTTTTGCAAAAGATACCCGTTTGGATTTGTAAGAAGAATATTCCTGAACCTCTTTGAAAGACTGTCTATTGCCTGTAAAAACACATCTTCTGTCTGATACCTGTTAACAGGTCTTGTACCAAAATCTGAATACAGCATGGTGCTCATGCTAGATAAAGATATGTTGTTAAAATAGTTTATGTTACTGTTTGCTAAAAATCTTTGGACTATCTCATTTGTATAGCGCGGCGAAATTAGGTACAAAACCGGGTAAGAGTCGTCCTTGTAAAATATTGGCGGTGAATATCTCCAAAGCTGGGCAGGCACTTTTTTCATCGATTTTGTAGCAACCTTGTTTCGAAGATACATAAGTGTACCTGTGCGAAACAGAACAAAGTCAACGTCAAGGTATGTCTTTACATTGGCTTTTTGGAAATACTCAAGCACATTTTCAAGTTGCTTTTTTCCGCCCAGAACCCCTTCGGGCGTAGTTAGAAGAGGAAGATTGTAGTATACACCATTTTTCATCCATCCAACAAACTTCACAACAACATTAGAAACTCCCATACTTTTTACCTGTTTTACTATCTTCTGAGCATCCTCAAAAGTGGTAAGAGGTATTGTTGCGTTGACAGGTATTCCAAGGATGTATTTTGGTTTTTTCATACTCCCGTAAAATTCTATGTAAACAGGAACGCTTTTTTCATCTGCTTCTTTTTTAAATCCTCTTTCTTTTATCAAATATTCTCTGTACTTTTTAGCCATTGCCACATAGTCAGCATTTTTTGAGTCAAGGAAATAGTATCTGATTGAGAACTTATCAACATTTGGTAGCTTTTCTTCAAAGATGTTGAAAGACCTCTCATCCCACTGTTTTTCTTTTAAAGTCACCATGTCATATTCTCTCATGACAAACTCTGCAAAGATGTTGTTGTAGCTGCTCTTGCTACCACTTGTATTTGCGTTCAAAATGGCCTTTCCATCACCTTTTGTTATCACTGCTAAAAACCCGCTATTTTCTTTTTTCATCCCAAACACAGGAAGCCTTGCAGCCTGAGTCACATACCCCTGAAAGTCAGGAACAATACCAAAGTCGGCTCCATAAATCCTCTGTGTATATGTCTCCTGCCCTTTATTGTTATTGAAATTTATGAGTGCACCACAGCCGTCCGGTACAACCATGTAACCATTTTCTCCTATTGCAGCTGCACCAAAAAACGGTAAAAGCATTATTGATACAAGCTTGTATTTATCTTTTTTAGTTTCTTTTATCTGGTTTACCAGAATGTCCACATTTAAATAGTCATCCTTGATGGTGTATGCAACTGGTATCACAAACCCTTCTTTCTTGAAAGTGTACATCGCAACAAACCCATCTTTTATTCTTTTTATCTTAAGTCCTTTTTTGAGGACTGAGTTGACATAGGCATTTGCAATCTGAATTGTAGAGGTAACATCGGTAAACCTTATTGAAAGCTGGGATGCCATCTGCATGCGTGTGCTGCCTGCCGCAATTTTGTCTTCTCTCCACTTTTCAGGATTTGAAAACCATACACTGCCACTTCTTTTATCAACAACCTTGAAATATCCATATTTCGGGTTGACATATAACTCCAAAATTCCATTTTTTGCAACAAGCTGATAAGAGTTTGTATCAGCAAATGCCGTATTTACCTGCAAAAACATCATCTGTTCAAGCAACATTGACACAGCAAGCAAAAACAACACTGCTTTTTTCAGTAATTTGTTAAAGCTCATTTTAAGCTTTCCTCCTTAAGACCTTTACTACATCCTCAGTATGAGCTCGTTGTAAATGCTCTGGATAAAGCCAAACAGCTGTGCAAACAGCGTAAATACCAGAATCATGATAAACAGTATCACTGCTATACCAATTAGACTTGCAACCATGGTTGCCACAGTTTTGCCAAAGCTAAACTGATGAACAGCCTTGATAGCACAGAGCATACCAATTACAAGCCATATCAAGCTTATGATGTTTATAAACGCCAAGAACATTCCTTCTTCCATTATCAGCACATTGCTCAAAATCACATATAAAAGCCTGCAGATGATGTATGGAAGTAGCGCATATGCAGAGAAAATCCAAATCTCTTGGAATGTCCCTTCACCTTCTGTGAGAGTTGATACAGACCAGTTTGAAAGTACCCAGAAGAAAAACATCACAACTGTTGCTGAGAAGATTGATATAACGTTAATCCTATCCTGTCTGTACGGATTGAATATAAAACCTGTATACTGTCTGTGCAGAATTGAAACTACAAAAAAGAGCAAAACTATAATTGTTGCATAAAGGACTGATCCTTTTTTCTCATCTTTAAGTTCTTCATATCCCTTAAAAGGATGAAGCATAACATACAGAGGGTACTTTTCTTTACTTATCTTCCTTGTATACTCCTCATCGACGCTCTTTTGCTTCTTGAGCCTTCTCCAAAGGATGTATATGACAATTATGGCAAGTACAAGCGCTGTTGCAATCACTCCAAAATTTCTCTGGAGAAAGTCGTTTCTCAGCACTTCTTTTGCCTCAGAATACCCTTCCTTGTCGTTTGCAAGCCTGAAATGCTGAAGCGCCTCGCTGTATTTGTTCATCCTCAAAAGTGCCTTACCAAGCCCAACATGTGCAAGTGCAAAGTTTGAATCCATCTTGTTTACCTGTTCCCACAGCTTTCTTGCCTCATCGTACATCCCATCATTGTAAAGAACTGTTGCCCTGTGAACAAGCTCGCCAAACTTTGTTTCTTTGAACACTGTTATTGTTGCCTTTTGCTGGTCCAGAACAAGTATGGTGTTTCCAATGCTCTCAACAGCGGCAGGTTCTCTAAACGTTCCTGCCTGGTCAGCTTTCCCGCCCATTATGAAAAGAAGGTTTGCGTTCTGGTCGTACTGGAACACTCTTCCCCTTTCATAGTCAAGAGCGTTTATGAACCCATCCTTTGTCACATTTATGTCCACAAAATAGGAATCTTCAAGTCTTTTACCATAATACTTTGGAAGGTCGCCAAAATCACGTGTCTGGTCTTTTTTCTTGTACCAAAGTATGTTTTTGCCAAGGAAATTGAGTTTTTTGAGCTCGCCCACACTGACTGACGCATAGTTTGAACATGTGTAAATAAACCCATCATCTCCTATGTCAATGCTGGTTGACTCTGTAGGAAGGTACCTGACCATCGACGCACTCTGCTGCTTTGAAAGAATCTTTTTCCATATTCTGTCTATAAGAAGCTGCAGTGTTACAACAACCTTGTTGCTACCAAAAAACCCAAGAAAGTTGTTCTGGCTGTCGAACATGAACGCACCTTCATAGCTTCCAAGCGAAAGAACATACACAACCCCTGCATTGTCAACTGCCACTTTTAGCGGAACAAAATCCTTGTTTGCTGCAACAAGGTCAGACTTTGGTTTTGTTATCTTTCTTAGAAGCTGCCCATTTTGGTTTATAACATACACGCATTTTGCGCCTTTATCAGCAACATATATAACACCGTTTTTGTCAACACAAATACCGCTCGGGTCAGAAAACTTGAATACTTTGCCGTTTTGCGTGAACTTGTTTATTTCACCTATAAACTTAAAATCTTTATTCAGCTTCACTATCCTGTTGTTCCCGGCATCCAGTATGTAAATGTTGTCATTGCTATCTACAAACATATCGCGCGGAGACGGAAAGTTTCCAACCCCAAGGTCACTGCCGCTGAGCACCTCGTAAGGATAATATCCTGCTGCGCTTGGTATGTCCCAATTATATATGTCATAGTTGTACTGATAGTACGGCACCTCTATCATATTCGCAAAGCTATAACCGGGAACAGTTACAATGAGCAGGGAAAGCAATACAAATGCTATTATCCTTTTTACTTTTTTTATTCTCACCTGCTACCACCTTTTCTTTTCATGATTTGTTGAAATTTATGCAAAATTTATCCTTATTTTTTAACCTTTAATGCCTGCTGAAACCATTGTCTCCATTACACTGCTCTGAGAGATTATGAAAAGTATTATCGGTGGAATCATGAGGAAAAGAGCAACAGCCGCCCCAACCCCCGCACGTGCAATACCACCAGCAGCAATCTGCTGCAAAAGTGTTGGCAAAACCTTTAAATTTTCACTGAATATAAAAGAACCGCCTGTTTGATTCCACAGCTGCTGGAACAAAAGTATTGTAAGTGTTAGCCAAGCAGGTTTTACGTTTGGCATGACAATTTTCCACCAGATTAAAAGCTCGTTTGCACCATCAATCTTTCCAGCTTCCAAAAGAGAGTCTGGAATCTGTGTCATGAACTGTTTCATAAGATAAAGACCCAGCGTCATCTGCCATGCGGGCAGAATCAGTGCCCAGTATGTGTCTATAAGGTGAAGCCTTGACATTACAATGTAAAGTGGAATGTATGTTACCTGTGGTGTGAAAAGCAGGGCAAGCACAATTATCTCATTTATTGCTTTTTTAGCAGCAAAACTGTGTTTAGCCAAAGGATAAGCTGCCAGCGATGCAATAAGTATATGCCCAACTGTGCCTACAACACAGATGAACAAACTGTTGAATAGATATCTTGAAAACGGCACCCACATGTTTGTTGCAAGCTGAAACATCAAAACAAAGTTGTCAAGCGTTGGTCTTCTGACGTACAGCCTTGGTGGAAATATGAATATCTCGTCAAACGGTTTGAATGCTGATACCACCGTGTACCACAACGGAAGAGCAGTAAACATCCCAAAGATGAACAGAATTACAAATATCACTGCAT
This window encodes:
- a CDS encoding carbohydrate ABC transporter permease, with the translated sequence MSFSGAFKKVFRKRRLTLREKEAMYGRLFILPWLIGLVYFFIIPFITAVYYTFTKIRIGDSGLEFTFVGFENYLYAFTKDPNYIRTLTSSIGSMLYQVPVVVFFSMFVAYVLRDEFKGRTFARTIFFFPVIIASGVVITILKENVMGDVSQAASSTTLFRVENIRMILINSGVPMWLGQFIVNTISQLFDLTWRSGVQILLLMAALHNIPKSFYEAAVIEGATEWEKFWKITFPMVSPTLLVAVIYSIIDYFTDYGNQVMRMVVTQLNNGRFEYSTTIAIVYFAIIMVIILIVNRVIGRRVVYLT
- a CDS encoding DUF5696 domain-containing protein, which gives rise to MSFNKLLKKAVLFLLAVSMLLEQMMFLQVNTAFADTNSYQLVAKNGILELYVNPKYGYFKVVDKRSGSVWFSNPEKWREDKIAAGSTRMQMASQLSIRFTDVTSTIQIANAYVNSVLKKGLKIKRIKDGFVAMYTFKKEGFVIPVAYTIKDDYLNVDILVNQIKETKKDKYKLVSIMLLPFFGAAAIGENGYMVVPDGCGALINFNNNKGQETYTQRIYGADFGIVPDFQGYVTQAARLPVFGMKKENSGFLAVITKGDGKAILNANTSGSKSSYNNIFAEFVMREYDMVTLKEKQWDERSFNIFEEKLPNVDKFSIRYYFLDSKNADYVAMAKKYREYLIKERGFKKEADEKSVPVYIEFYGSMKKPKYILGIPVNATIPLTTFEDAQKIVKQVKSMGVSNVVVKFVGWMKNGVYYNLPLLTTPEGVLGGKKQLENVLEYFQKANVKTYLDVDFVLFRTGTLMYLRNKVATKSMKKVPAQLWRYSPPIFYKDDSYPVLYLISPRYTNEIVQRFLANSNINYFNNISLSSMSTMLYSDFGTRPVNRYQTEDVFLQAIDSLSKRFRNILLTNPNGYLLQKASEIVDVPIYSSKFLIEDAEIPFYQMVIRGYVPYSMPSVNFYTNEWMWKLKALETGSAIKFTWTARNEDELKETLLESLYSSNYRMWLGDLKEYYKELYPTLRLIKGKEIVEHKIIKKGVVKVVYDGGVEILLNYTSSPQKIENLEVAAQSYKVVVKR
- a CDS encoding YIP1 family protein, with amino-acid sequence MRIKKVKRIIAFVLLSLLIVTVPGYSFANMIEVPYYQYNYDIYNWDIPSAAGYYPYEVLSGSDLGVGNFPSPRDMFVDSNDNIYILDAGNNRIVKLNKDFKFIGEINKFTQNGKVFKFSDPSGICVDKNGVIYVADKGAKCVYVINQNGQLLRKITKPKSDLVAANKDFVPLKVAVDNAGVVYVLSLGSYEGAFMFDSQNNFLGFFGSNKVVVTLQLLIDRIWKKILSKQQSASMVRYLPTESTSIDIGDDGFIYTCSNYASVSVGELKKLNFLGKNILWYKKKDQTRDFGDLPKYYGKRLEDSYFVDINVTKDGFINALDYERGRVFQYDQNANLLFIMGGKADQAGTFREPAAVESIGNTILVLDQQKATITVFKETKFGELVHRATVLYNDGMYDEARKLWEQVNKMDSNFALAHVGLGKALLRMNKYSEALQHFRLANDKEGYSEAKEVLRNDFLQRNFGVIATALVLAIIVIYILWRRLKKQKSVDEEYTRKISKEKYPLYVMLHPFKGYEELKDEKKGSVLYATIIVLLFFVVSILHRQYTGFIFNPYRQDRINVISIFSATVVMFFFWVLSNWSVSTLTEGEGTFQEIWIFSAYALLPYIICRLLYVILSNVLIMEEGMFLAFINIISLIWLVIGMLCAIKAVHQFSFGKTVATMVASLIGIAVILFIMILVFTLFAQLFGFIQSIYNELILRM
- a CDS encoding carbohydrate ABC transporter permease gives rise to the protein MAKLNAASHKKVNRSVYGNAVIFVILFIFGMFTALPLWYTVVSAFKPFDEIFIFPPRLYVRRPTLDNFVLMFQLATNMWVPFSRYLFNSLFICVVGTVGHILIASLAAYPLAKHSFAAKKAINEIIVLALLFTPQVTYIPLYIVMSRLHLIDTYWALILPAWQMTLGLYLMKQFMTQIPDSLLEAGKIDGANELLIWWKIVMPNVKPAWLTLTILLFQQLWNQTGGSFIFSENLKVLPTLLQQIAAGGIARAGVGAAVALFLMIPPIILFIISQSSVMETMVSAGIKG